A stretch of DNA from Nitrospira sp.:
GAAAGCACCGCCGGGAAGATCGGATGTTTCTGCTATCATAGCCGTAGGCAGCAATACGTATATTTGTATGTCAATGTGAGTATCGGATTGGAACCCGTTACGGCGAGCCTGCTCATGATTCCCTACGTGATCGTGTTTTTGTTCGGCGCAGTCATCGGCAGTTTTCTTAATGTATGCATCTATCGGCTGCCACGGGAGGAGTCCGTGGCGTGGCCCGCCTCTCACTGTCCCTCCTGTGGGAAAGCCATCGCGGTCTACGACAACATCCCGATCCTCAGCTATCTGATCTTGCAGGGGCGGTGCCGCGCTTGCCGGGTGCCGATCTCGATCCGGTATCCATTGGTGGAAGCGGCGAACGCCCTCGGATATCTGGCGGTCTTCTGGATGTTTGGATTCACCGGCGTCGCCTGTGTATACGCGGGACTGCTGTCCGCGCTGATCGTCATTACGGGAACAGACCTTTCGCACACCATGATCCCCGATGCGGTGACCTTGCCGGGAATTGTCGTCGGCCTGGTCTGTGCTGTCACCATCCTCCCTCTCGGCTGGCTGAACTCCATACTCGGCGTGGTCTCGGGCGGGGGGATTCTCTGGCTGCTCGCGTGGGTCAGTCCGTATGTCTTCGGCAAAGAAGGCATGGGGGGTGGGGATATCAAGTTGATGGCCATGGTTGGGGCATTCATCGGGTGGCAGCCTGTGTTGTTGGCCATTATGATCGGATCGTTTCTTGGCTCCCTTGTCGGGGTGGGGCTGATCGCCATTGGAATCATGCGACGTGATCAATATATCCCTTTCGGACCGTTTCTTGCCGCAGGCTCACTCCTCGCGCTGCTGTTTCATCAGCCACTCCTGGATTGGTACTGGTCGCTGATCGCCCTTCCGCAGTAATACGCTGCCAATCGGCTTCCAGAGCCACTTTGACGGCGTTCCTGTCGATGCTCCTCTGTATCTGAATCGATGGCACCTGTATCTGATTTGGAACAGTTCACAATTGTGCCTTCCTGCCGACCGCAGTGATTTCCGGCAGTCACGCTAGTCCTCCACTGAGTTGTTTCTGGAAATCTCGACATTTTTCCGTGGGGTTTTGCGCCGGAAGCGTCGGCTGCCCCGTTGCGTGCTCCGTGGAGCCGAGACGGCATGGAAATTGGAATCGCTCTACGCGCTCGATGAAAGGAGTGGGGCATGGATGAACGTGGAGTGAGTCTTGTGGAATTGTGTGTCGTGTTGGCGGTTCTGGCCGTGGTGATGGGGGTAAGCGTGCCTGGCTGGGCGGCGTTGGTCGCAAAACATCGGCAGCGTGCCGCGGTGACGGAAATTGCGTCTGAATTGCGCATGGCTCGTCAGCTGGCGATGGCGCGCCACGAGCGTGTTCGGGTCGTGGTGAACCTGGAGCAGTCGGAGTTGCGGACTGAATGCATCGAGTGTGACCACAGCGCGCTCCGCCGCTATGAGTTCGGGCGGACCGGCACGGTCATCGACTCGATGAGCACGCGGCCAGAAATTGTCTTTCACCCGAGCGGTCGCTCCGCAACAGCCACGACCATGGTTTTGGTCGATTCACGTCACGAAGTGCATCAGGTGACGGTGAGCCTCACGGGACGGGTGGTCGTGTCGTGACACAGACGGCGGAGAAGATGATGAAACGATGTGGGCTGGTACAGGACTCAGGTGGCTTCACGCTCGTCGAAAGCATGGTGGCCTTGGTGGTGCTCTCCATCGGGGTGATTGGGACAATCGCGATGTGTGAGTGGGCTCAGCGAGGCCTGCAGCGTGGAGCGTTGACGGCGACGGCGCTAGCCTTGGTGGAATCGCGGCTGGAGGAGAAGCGCAGTCTGCCATGGGAACAACTGCTCACGGATGATTTGGACCAGGACGGGACGGCGGAATCGCGGATGCGTGACGATGGCGTGGAGGGCGACGTTGCGAATGGGGATGGCGTCTATACCGGAAGCATGACGCGATCGAACATACATCTGGAATGGACGGTGGAATTCAATCGTGGCAGGCAGCCTGGTACGGCCAGTCTGGCGACGATTGAGGCGCGCGGACGATTCAGGACAATAGGAGGGCAGGAACGTGAGGTGCGGCTTCGGACGATTCGGGCTAACCCGCGCTATGTCGGCCCGCCGGTGCTCTCATGATGGAGGCTATGGGAAGCCAGTCGCGGTCATCCACGCGAAGGGCCCCGGATGGGCGTTTGGGATTGGCCGGGGTCAGTCTTATCGAACTGTTGATTGCGTTGGCGATCAGCAGCGTGGGGATCTCGGCAGCCATTCAGGCCTTTGCGGCCTATGGCCTTCGGTTAGGTCAGCAACATGTCGCAATGATCGAGAACCAGGAACTCCGTTTGGGTATGGATGTGCTCTGTAGCGAGCTACGTTTGGCGGCAAGTGGGTTTTTGGGTGGTGAGGCTCCGTTTCTAAAAGCGGACGACGACGAAGCCGAATTCTTTGCCAATTTGAGCGGTTTGACAACCAATCTGACGCAAAGTGCCGACGCCGGTCGGCAAGACCTGTCGGTGGAAGATGGCGCCGATTGGCCGAAGGGGAAGCAGATCGTGATGTGCACCGCGACGCATTGCGCATGGAATCGATTGGCGGCCGACGGCCGGAAGAACACCCTCGCACTCGCCATGCTGCCGACGGAACCCTTCCAGGCCAGGACTGCGGTCTTTTTGCTGAATCGCGTGCGGTATTACGTCAAACCGCAGGGGAATGGCCTCCTTCGGTTGATGCGTGACGTGGACGGCGGTGCGAGTACGGTATTGAGCGATGTGCGCCGCTTTCATCTGCGGTATTTCAACCGGCTTGGGAGCGTGACGGAAGATGTGCGGGAAATGGTGCGTGTGCAAGTGACCATAGAAGTGGGAATGCAAGGCGCGAGGCTCACACGAGAGATCGCGATTCGGACGACATAAGAAATGGGGAACACGAACGTGAACATGAATACGAACAACGTGCGGCGGAGTGCCGGCGAAGGGCACGATGAACGTGGAATCGCCTTGTTGGCGGTGTTGATGGTGGTGTGTCTATTGACGCTCTTAGGAATGACCTCCATGCATCTGGCGGGGCAGGAGATTGTCGGAGCCAGTGTGCTCCAGGAAGAGCGTCTCGCTCATCACGCCGCGGAGTCAGCCGTTGATGTCGTGATGGGATGGTTTCACGATCCGTCGACTGTGTCGCAGGAAGCCGGGACAACGTGGTTCGCAAAACGAGTCGTCAATGCGCAAGGCGATCCCTCCTATATGGATGCGCAGGGGCGCGCGCAATTTGTCGGGACTGCCGCACGTCCGGATGTGGTCTTTGACGCGACCAACCCGCAGCATGATCGCATGTTGAACGATCCGCAGACGGGATGGTTTAGATCCCTGAAAGGGTTGGCCAGGATTCTCAAGCTGCGGGTGTATGGAGCGATGCGGCCCGGTCTGCTCTGTACGGTGGAGGTGACGGCTGGAGCTGGCCACGCTGGTCGAGTGACCAAGACAGTATCCGTAGAGTTCGGAGCCTATGCCGTGCCCGCCTTACATGCACCGCTGCAAAGCGGCGCGTTGGGGTATCCATCCACTGAGTCGAACGCCGGAAGTGTGGCTGCTCACTGGGGGGATATGATTGTCCGCGGGCAAGCACATTTCCCGAAACCGAATCATGTGCCGGTGAAGAGCGCCCTTGCTCCGGTGAGCGGACAGACCTACGACGAAATGGGCCAGCGGGCCGATCGCTGGCTTACGATAAGAATTGGAGGAGAAGCCTATTTTGCACAACTCCCCCAAGAAACCTGGCCGGACGTTCCATTGAACATCCACGCACATCAGGAGCCCATTCCAGGAATCAAGGTCGATCAGTGGGACTATGCAGTCTTGAAGCGAATGGCCGCGCAGTTTGGACAAGTCTATGGGATTGATCGAGACGGCCTATTGTATGCGGGGGGTGTGATTGAGCCGGGACTGGGACGTCCTGCCTCGGAGGTGTTTGCCTCGAAAGGACCGGGGGACCATCGAGGGCTTGTGTTTGTGGACACGCTGGATGGAATGCCGCCCCGCGTCGATAACTTGGGTACCATTGTCCTCGATCAGGACTATGCCGAAGGCATCTTCATCGTGAATGCCCATGTACTTTGGAAGGCAGGATCTCCGGGACGAGCCGTCCCTGCTCTGAGCCCCCCGCCGGATGGCCAGCAATCGCTAGGGGCGCGCATTCCGGTGCAATTGTCGGGCATTCATCTGCAGGGTGTGTTGTATGCGGCTGGTGATGTGCGCTATGCGGGCCACGTCAAGGTCTACGGTGGGGTAGTGGCGCAGGGCGCGATCGTGGATGGCACACACGGGGCGGGCACATTCGAGGTCTGGTACAACCACGATCTTCGCGAAGGGCTGGTGCAGGGCCTGCCATTGGTGTTTGTTGCGCCGGGCAGTTGGCAGACCAAAATGTAGGTGTGGCCGAGCCCGAGCCGTTACGTAGGATGTCTTGTTCGATGTCGTTGGAAAGGAACTGCTCTCATGAGTCGATCAATGGTAACTGCGCAGTCATCCGCTGAAATGCGTCAAGCCCGTACACGTGCCCAGGAGACGCAGGGCCGTGCCCGGTACGACCAACTTGTTCGACAGGGGTTTCTTGGGCAGGAAGAGCTCACACTCGCCCTGTCGGAAGCTGCGCGCAAACACCTCGATGCATCCACGTTTCTCATAGATCGGTATCGCATTCCCAAACCGGCCATCGGCGCCGCGTTGGCAGAATTTTATCGATGCCCGTTTCTTGACTATGATGGGCGCATGGTCATCGAGCGCGATGTGTTGAAGAATCTTAGCTTCGACTATCTCCGTATGAATCATTGGGTGCCGCTTCAGCGTCAAGGCTCTGGAGTGGAAGTGCTAATCGACGATCCGCACGATGCCGATAAACTCCTGGATGTGCGGCGGGCGTTTCCCGGTCACGCCATCTCCTACCGTGTTGGCCTGCGAGCCGACATCGAGCGTGTGCTCAGTGTGGCTTGCGGGCGAGAGGGTGTTGATCCGATCAGCGATATCCTCGGGGAACTGGTGAGTGAGGCCCAGTTAGAAGAGCAGCAGAATGCGACCATCGCAGCCATCACTGAAAACGATTCGGCCATTGTTCGCCTCGCCAACCAGATTATTGCGGAGGCATATCGGCGTGGGGCGTCCGATATCCATATCGAACCCTATGCCGACCGCAAGGAAACGTCGGTGCGTTTTCGCGTCGACGGGACCTGCTTCACCTACATGAAGATTCCGGCCGCCTATCGTCGCGCGATCGTGTCGCGGGTGAAAATCATGGCCAGCCTGGATATTGCGGAACGACGAAAACCACAGGATGGAAAAATCCGATTCAAACTGAGCACGGGACAGGAGATTGAATTGCGAGTGGCGACCCTTCCCACCGCAGGGTTTAACGAAGATGTGGTGCTTCGGCTGTTGAGTGCGAATGGACCTCGGCGTCTTGAGGATCTCGAATTCAGTGAGGAGACGCGCCGACTGGTTGGCGCGTTGGCTGAGAAGCCGCATGGCATCGTGCTGTGTGCAGGACCGACGGGCTCGGGGAAGACCACGACGTTGCATGCCATTCTGGCCTCGATTAATACGGATGAGCGGAAAATTTGGACAGCAGAAGATCCGATCGAAATCACACAGGATGGTCTACGGCAGGTGCAGGTTCATCCCAAGATCGGCCTGACTTTTGCGACCACCATGCGGGCATTCCTGCGGGCGGATCCGGATGTCATTATGATCGGTGAAATGCGGGACAAGGAAACGGCTGATATTGCCATCGAAGCCTCGTTGACCGGTCATCTGGTGTTCAGCACGATCCATACGAATAGTGCCGTGGAAACCGTGGTGCGACTGCTCGATTTAGGTTGCGATCCCTTCAATTTTTCTGATGCCATGCTGGGCGTGCTGGCGATGCGCTTGTGCAAGCGCATCTGCCCCAATTGCCGTGAGGCCTATCAGGCCACTCGCGACGAATATGAAGAATTGGTCCATGCGTTCGGAGCGCAAGCGTGGGCGCGAGCCCACGTTGACGAGAATGTTTCGCCCACGCTGTATCGTGGGCGAGGATGTGAGGCGTGTAATCACAGCGGCTATCGAGGGCGGGTGCCGATTCATGAACTGATGGTGGTTTCTGATCGCATGAAGGCATTCATTCAGACGCGGACTCGCACAGGCGAATTGCTGGCCCTCGCCAAGAACGAAGGCATGAAGACCTTGCTCCAGGATGGCATCGAGAAGGTTCTTCAGGGACTCACGACGTACAAGCAAGTGCGTGCGGTGGCTATCAAATAGCCCGATCGTTTCCCATTCGGGCTTCTGCAAAACGACGGAATCTCCGTTTCAGATCGTTCCGCCCACACTTGTCTGGGTAGAGCTAGACAAAGCGGTACTGGTTCGTTGTGAGCTGAACATCCGGCTTCTCGCGCCGCTGGCCCTGTCAGGTCGACCTTGGCGCTCCTTCACCTCAGAATTCACCTTTCTCTGCAGGGCTCATCACAAACATTTTCGACAAAAATTGTCATCTGCCGGCGCGCAAAACGCTCGGAAATGTACGCCAGGTTCCAGGAACAGGACTGGTATATCAACGGGTTCTGGAGATTTTCCCCTGGGATCTCATCGGCATGGCACTTGCTCATCTGCCTGTTGCTATGTGTAGCCGCCGTGACCAATCAAGGCCTGTTGTTGCCCGTGCGCAGATGGGGTTTACCCTCATTGAAGTGATGATCGCGGTGGCGATCGTCGGCATCCTCGCCATGGTGGCAGTTCCCAACTATCTCCAATGGAATGCACGGTATCAATTGAAGCAAGGGACGACCGAACTTGCCGGAAGTCTGACTTTGGCCAGGATGGCGGCGATGAATCGCAATCTTGCCGTCACCGTGACGCTGTCCCTCGTCTCGGGGAGAGTGAATGTCGATTTCGGCAATGCCCTTGCTCCCATCGTGCTGCCGCAAGCCATTGTCGGATTCACCGGTGGCCCGACGGTGCAATTCACTAGGCAAGGGTTGAGCGGGTCCACTGCGAATGTGCCCCTGACTCTGGTTTCACAGCAGGGCACCGTCTATTCCATGGTCATCACACCGTCAGGCAAAGTGAATTGGTGTGCGCACGCGACCTGTCCGTAGAGGCTGAATGACGCGCATGGAAACATACAAGACGTGCATCGATTCACCCCAGCGCCTTCAACGCGGATTTACTCTGTTGGAAGCGATGGTTGCGGCTGGAGTGCTCTCAGTTGGGCTGTTGGGCCTGGCGGGACTCTCGGGGATGGCGTTGGGAAAAAACGTGGATGCGAACGACATGTCGCGCATTACAAACCTCGCGGCAGACATGGCCGAACGTATTCAGAGTAACCGCCAACGCGTGCTGGATTACCACAACACGGCCACGAACGCGGCCTGTCCACAGAGCGTCAGCACGCAGCGTATGGCCTGGGGCGACTGTGCGCAGTGGTCAACGTTGGTGGCCAACTCCGGTCTCCTATCGGCCGTTGGCACCGTAACAGCCACGCGTCTCGATCCTGATCCCACGGCGAACCCCGTGACGATGAATCGCTTCCTGGTCACGATCACTCTGAACTGGCAGACACGAAAGACGGATGTGAGCACCTCTCGCAACAAGACTGCCGCGTTCACCACGGTGGTTGCGCCTGAATAGACATGCCGGGAGCAGGACTATGCGTCGAGTGACAAGAAACCAACGAGGCTTCACGCTTGTAGAGTTGATGGCCGCGGTGTTGATCACCGTGGTGATCGTGGCGGCGATGATGACCACCGTCGTGACATCAAATCGCGCCAATGTCGTGAATAGCCAGGTGGCTGATACGCAGCAGAATGTTCGATTGGCGATCGATCTACTCGGTCGGGATATCAAGCTCGCAGGATTTAACTACAACGCCACCGATCCGGCCACCACGGCAGTGGGTGCCTGTAGTGCGACCATTGGTGCTGTAACCAAGCCGGTTGGACTCCTTCCACAAGACCAGACCCCAACGGCTGCGGATACCGGTCCTGATGGTGTTTCGATGGTATTGCCGGTCATGAATACCAACTGGACCTTGTCGGCAGCGGCAGGTGGCACAGCCAATGCGCCGACCTTCGACAACTCCATTAGCCTGTCAGGAGCCGCGATG
This window harbors:
- a CDS encoding prepilin peptidase, which gives rise to MESTAGKIGCFCYHSRRQQYVYLYVNVSIGLEPVTASLLMIPYVIVFLFGAVIGSFLNVCIYRLPREESVAWPASHCPSCGKAIAVYDNIPILSYLILQGRCRACRVPISIRYPLVEAANALGYLAVFWMFGFTGVACVYAGLLSALIVITGTDLSHTMIPDAVTLPGIVVGLVCAVTILPLGWLNSILGVVSGGGILWLLAWVSPYVFGKEGMGGGDIKLMAMVGAFIGWQPVLLAIMIGSFLGSLVGVGLIAIGIMRRDQYIPFGPFLAAGSLLALLFHQPLLDWYWSLIALPQ
- a CDS encoding GspH/FimT family pseudopilin, giving the protein MDERGVSLVELCVVLAVLAVVMGVSVPGWAALVAKHRQRAAVTEIASELRMARQLAMARHERVRVVVNLEQSELRTECIECDHSALRRYEFGRTGTVIDSMSTRPEIVFHPSGRSATATTMVLVDSRHEVHQVTVSLTGRVVVS
- a CDS encoding prepilin-type N-terminal cleavage/methylation domain-containing protein — encoded protein: MMKRCGLVQDSGGFTLVESMVALVVLSIGVIGTIAMCEWAQRGLQRGALTATALALVESRLEEKRSLPWEQLLTDDLDQDGTAESRMRDDGVEGDVANGDGVYTGSMTRSNIHLEWTVEFNRGRQPGTASLATIEARGRFRTIGGQEREVRLRTIRANPRYVGPPVLS
- a CDS encoding prepilin-type N-terminal cleavage/methylation domain-containing protein, which encodes MGSQSRSSTRRAPDGRLGLAGVSLIELLIALAISSVGISAAIQAFAAYGLRLGQQHVAMIENQELRLGMDVLCSELRLAASGFLGGEAPFLKADDDEAEFFANLSGLTTNLTQSADAGRQDLSVEDGADWPKGKQIVMCTATHCAWNRLAADGRKNTLALAMLPTEPFQARTAVFLLNRVRYYVKPQGNGLLRLMRDVDGGASTVLSDVRRFHLRYFNRLGSVTEDVREMVRVQVTIEVGMQGARLTREIAIRTT
- a CDS encoding type II/IV secretion system protein; this encodes MRQARTRAQETQGRARYDQLVRQGFLGQEELTLALSEAARKHLDASTFLIDRYRIPKPAIGAALAEFYRCPFLDYDGRMVIERDVLKNLSFDYLRMNHWVPLQRQGSGVEVLIDDPHDADKLLDVRRAFPGHAISYRVGLRADIERVLSVACGREGVDPISDILGELVSEAQLEEQQNATIAAITENDSAIVRLANQIIAEAYRRGASDIHIEPYADRKETSVRFRVDGTCFTYMKIPAAYRRAIVSRVKIMASLDIAERRKPQDGKIRFKLSTGQEIELRVATLPTAGFNEDVVLRLLSANGPRRLEDLEFSEETRRLVGALAEKPHGIVLCAGPTGSGKTTTLHAILASINTDERKIWTAEDPIEITQDGLRQVQVHPKIGLTFATTMRAFLRADPDVIMIGEMRDKETADIAIEASLTGHLVFSTIHTNSAVETVVRLLDLGCDPFNFSDAMLGVLAMRLCKRICPNCREAYQATRDEYEELVHAFGAQAWARAHVDENVSPTLYRGRGCEACNHSGYRGRVPIHELMVVSDRMKAFIQTRTRTGELLALAKNEGMKTLLQDGIEKVLQGLTTYKQVRAVAIK
- a CDS encoding prepilin-type N-terminal cleavage/methylation domain-containing protein; translated protein: MCSRRDQSRPVVARAQMGFTLIEVMIAVAIVGILAMVAVPNYLQWNARYQLKQGTTELAGSLTLARMAAMNRNLAVTVTLSLVSGRVNVDFGNALAPIVLPQAIVGFTGGPTVQFTRQGLSGSTANVPLTLVSQQGTVYSMVITPSGKVNWCAHATCP
- a CDS encoding prepilin-type N-terminal cleavage/methylation domain-containing protein, whose product is METYKTCIDSPQRLQRGFTLLEAMVAAGVLSVGLLGLAGLSGMALGKNVDANDMSRITNLAADMAERIQSNRQRVLDYHNTATNAACPQSVSTQRMAWGDCAQWSTLVANSGLLSAVGTVTATRLDPDPTANPVTMNRFLVTITLNWQTRKTDVSTSRNKTAAFTTVVAPE